The genomic stretch GTGTTCGCCGTCTTCGCGAGCGGGATCGCCGCGCAGGAGCTCGGCGCGATGACCCAGAAGGAGTCGCGCCTGCTCCGCGTGTGGCTGATCTTCGCCTCCGTCGTCGTCACCGCGGTGCTCGTCTTCGTCCCCACCGCGGAGGCGCTCTCGACCCTCCTCTTCGGCGTGTTCGTGACGGGCGCGCTCGCGCTCCTCGTGCGGCCGGATCCGATGGAGACGGCCGCGCGCCGCATGGGCTGGCTCATCGCGGGCCCCATCTACGTCGGCGGGGCGGTCGCCGCGATCGGCAAGCTGCACCACCTCCCGAACGGCGGGACCTGGGTCGTGCTGAGCATGGCGCTGGCCTGGGGCAGCGACACCGGCGGCTACTTCGCGGGGCGCGCGTTCGGCAAGCACAAGCTCTACGCGAAGATCTCTCCGAAGAAGACCATCGAGGGGGCGATCGGAGGGCTCGCGGCGGTGACGGGCTTCGCCCTCGCCATCCGCTTCCTCTGGCTGCCCGAGCTGTCGGTGGTCGAGGCCATCGTGCTCGCGCTCACCGCGGGCGCGATCGGGCAAGCTGGCGATCTCTGCGTCTCGGTGATCAAGCGCAGCACGGGTGTGAAGGACAGCGGCTTCATCATCCCTGGACACGGCGGGCTGCTCGACCGGATCGACGCGCTGATGTTCACCGCGACGGTCACGCTCCTCTTCACCCACTGGGTGATGCGGCTCGAGTCGACCGTCCCTCTGCTCTGGCAGTGAGCCAACACACGAGACCGCGCGCCGCGCGAGCGTTCGATCCTTCGTTTTCGCGGTGATCACGCCGTTTCTTGACGCGTCGCCTGACGCGTCGCGTCGTTGACGGAGCGCGGGCACGGGCTATCACGGCCTCGTCCTTCCCCACCCCCCTCAGGAGACGCATGTCCAGCGACTACAAGTTCTTCAAGGTCATCCAAGGCTATTTGGAAGAGGCCGGCCGAGTGATCGACCTCCCCGACCACGTGGCGACCATCCTCGCCCAGCCGAAGAACGAGATCATCGTCCACTTCCCCGTGAAGATGGACAACGGCCAGACCCGGGTCTTCAAGGGGTACCGCGTCCAGCACAACAACTTGCTGGGCCCGTACAAGGGTGGCCTGCGCTTCCACGAGGGCGTCAGCCTCGACGACCTCAAGGCGCTCGCGTCGATGATGACGTGGAAGTGCGCGCTGATGGAGATCCCGTTCGGCGGCGGCAAGGGCGGCGTGAAGATGAACCCGCACTCGCTGACCCCCGAGGAGCTCCGCCGCGTCACGCGCCGCTTCACGCACGCGCTCGGCGCGAACATCGGGCCCGAGTACGACATCCCGGCGCCCGACGTCGGCACCAACGCGCAGACGATGGTGTGGGTGATGGACACCTACATGAACAC from Sandaracinaceae bacterium encodes the following:
- a CDS encoding phosphatidate cytidylyltransferase, with protein sequence MPEETDQTPEKPSGETRGGEPAKKGPSNLAIRLATAAVGIPIILWMLYMAPPWVFSVFAVFASGIAAQELGAMTQKESRLLRVWLIFASVVVTAVLVFVPTAEALSTLLFGVFVTGALALLVRPDPMETAARRMGWLIAGPIYVGGAVAAIGKLHHLPNGGTWVVLSMALAWGSDTGGYFAGRAFGKHKLYAKISPKKTIEGAIGGLAAVTGFALAIRFLWLPELSVVEAIVLALTAGAIGQAGDLCVSVIKRSTGVKDSGFIIPGHGGLLDRIDALMFTATVTLLFTHWVMRLESTVPLLWQ